From one Halothece sp. PCC 7418 genomic stretch:
- a CDS encoding ribonuclease R family protein, with protein sequence MEFSIATILSHLSDNKLVAPKVLEKKLNLQDEYSIQQLQVALDALERIGVIVKERGKYRRPPQEDVVEAKLRCSSKGFCFAIQDQEGTDDIYVRESHLGSAWNGDRVLVKVIKEASRRRSPEGEVQVILDRANPSLLAQVREVEDDNKQEYHAVPLDDRLLFELNLSPDGADLKEAVDHLVHVEVLRYPLGDHPPLGRVTKVLGSDAEEAADTDIVCCKHDLPRTFSQHALAEAEALTPTFDEKALANRQDYRDLLTISLDETPQTQEKPPFVENALTLDKTNGGNWRLGIHLADVAHYVSSDSALDNAAKQRGTAVFLRDLVIPLLPPEVQQCASLIPGEDRLAVSVVLTVDQMGEIQDFSIDESVIRVDQHFSYQEAQSLLGGKEEVAPELKSAVEMLHELFFTLSPLVKAQRLQRGGFDIELPEAQSGFKDEGRLGAVVVDSSLPVRSLLTELMILPGQVVGGHLQALGVPAIYRIQQISDYTEIEDLMKLGNNLELQLELENEDELRPQDYQNFSRQISKSSAARVLMFFLKSTLKLAKYSTKPGEHFGLAESTAYSPCISPGQRYADLWVQRILKSVFQEGRDRRHSRAKEGVDLHGPGSHGKINWKVLPPAMATEYEEQIASFIHHLNERDKMVEDAENDLKGLKKAEKMKERTGEVFSGLITGVQSYGFFVEIEDLLVEGLVHVSSLKDDWYEYRARHACLVGRKNRIAYRLGSRVKVQVKSVDYYRQQIDLVTVSGATPATDEDFDN encoded by the coding sequence ATGGAATTTTCAATCGCTACAATCCTGTCTCATTTAAGTGATAATAAACTGGTTGCCCCAAAAGTTCTCGAAAAAAAGCTCAACCTTCAAGATGAATACAGTATCCAACAATTACAAGTTGCTCTGGATGCTTTAGAACGCATCGGCGTTATTGTCAAAGAAAGAGGAAAATATCGCCGTCCTCCCCAAGAGGATGTGGTAGAAGCAAAACTCCGTTGTTCCAGTAAGGGATTTTGTTTTGCCATTCAAGACCAAGAAGGGACGGATGATATCTATGTCCGCGAATCTCATTTAGGCAGTGCTTGGAACGGCGATCGCGTTTTAGTAAAGGTGATTAAAGAAGCCAGTCGCCGTCGTTCTCCTGAAGGAGAGGTACAAGTGATCCTTGATCGCGCCAACCCTTCCCTTCTCGCCCAAGTTCGAGAAGTAGAAGACGACAACAAGCAAGAGTATCACGCTGTCCCCCTTGATGATCGCCTATTGTTTGAACTCAATCTCAGTCCCGATGGTGCGGACTTAAAAGAAGCAGTGGATCATTTGGTTCATGTGGAAGTTTTGCGCTATCCTCTCGGGGATCATCCTCCTCTGGGTCGAGTGACAAAAGTGCTGGGAAGTGACGCGGAAGAAGCAGCAGATACAGATATTGTCTGTTGTAAACATGACTTACCGAGAACTTTCTCTCAACACGCTTTAGCCGAAGCCGAAGCCCTGACTCCAACCTTTGATGAAAAAGCTCTTGCCAACAGACAAGATTATCGAGATCTGCTGACGATTTCTCTGGACGAAACACCACAAACACAAGAGAAGCCTCCTTTTGTGGAAAATGCTCTTACTTTAGATAAAACTAATGGTGGGAACTGGCGTTTAGGGATTCATCTTGCCGATGTCGCCCATTATGTCTCTTCCGACTCGGCTTTAGATAATGCAGCGAAACAACGGGGAACCGCAGTCTTTTTAAGAGATTTAGTGATTCCTCTGTTACCGCCAGAAGTCCAGCAGTGTGCATCCTTGATTCCTGGAGAAGATCGGCTTGCAGTCAGCGTAGTGCTAACTGTGGATCAAATGGGTGAGATTCAAGATTTTTCTATTGATGAAAGTGTGATTCGGGTCGATCAACACTTTAGTTATCAAGAAGCGCAATCCTTATTAGGGGGTAAGGAAGAGGTTGCGCCAGAACTGAAATCTGCGGTAGAAATGCTCCATGAACTCTTTTTCACCCTGAGTCCCTTGGTCAAAGCACAACGGCTGCAACGAGGCGGGTTTGATATTGAACTCCCCGAAGCCCAGAGCGGATTTAAAGATGAAGGACGCTTAGGGGCTGTTGTGGTGGATTCTTCCCTACCAGTGCGCTCTTTACTGACTGAGTTAATGATTCTCCCTGGACAAGTTGTGGGAGGGCACTTACAAGCCCTTGGAGTCCCTGCCATTTATCGCATTCAACAGATTTCTGATTATACGGAAATTGAAGACTTGATGAAATTGGGGAATAACTTAGAACTGCAACTGGAATTGGAAAATGAGGATGAGTTGCGTCCGCAAGATTATCAGAACTTCAGCCGTCAAATTTCTAAATCTAGCGCCGCTCGCGTGTTGATGTTTTTCTTGAAATCAACCCTGAAATTAGCAAAATATAGCACGAAACCGGGTGAGCACTTTGGACTAGCCGAAAGCACGGCTTACAGTCCTTGTATTTCTCCAGGACAACGCTATGCTGATTTGTGGGTGCAACGGATCTTAAAGTCTGTTTTTCAAGAGGGGCGCGATCGGCGACACAGTCGGGCCAAAGAAGGCGTGGATCTGCACGGTCCTGGCAGTCACGGTAAAATCAACTGGAAAGTTCTTCCGCCCGCGATGGCAACGGAGTACGAAGAACAAATTGCCAGTTTCATTCACCATCTCAATGAACGAGACAAAATGGTGGAAGATGCTGAAAATGACCTCAAAGGACTCAAAAAAGCCGAGAAAATGAAAGAACGGACGGGAGAGGTTTTCTCAGGCTTAATTACAGGTGTTCAATCTTATGGTTTCTTTGTGGAAATTGAAGACTTACTCGTGGAAGGCTTAGTTCATGTCAGTTCCCTTAAAGATGACTGGTATGAATATCGCGCCCGTCATGCTTGTTTAGTGGGTCGCAAAAACCGCATTGCTTATCGTTTGGGTTCGCGAGTGAAAGTGCAAGTGAAAAGTGTTGACTATTATCGTCAGCAAATTGATCTAGTCACCGTTTCCGGCGCAACTCCTGCAACGGATGAAGACTTTGATAATTAA
- a CDS encoding SagB/ThcOx family dehydrogenase, with amino-acid sequence MSEWQPTLAQHYHERTKYDPDTIAKKARSLNWDQQPIPYKDYKLGTTYDLKPYLNDPPKAEENWEKWQRLSRFLLLSYGVTARLETPSGDKILLRAAPSAGGLYPAEVYLIVRGLAFLPPGLYNYQCQTHSLVHFWEDSVWSDLQSACFWHSTLENTELALAVSSVFYRSAWRYEDRAYRRIFLDTGHLLGNFELAGSLCDYRPHLIGGFNDDGMNELLYLNPQEEGVITVAALADLLEIKQNLSPTTTALPSPANRSFPPNIPDGELLPYLHELTKIETEPKAVTKGIKDSEKEDKYNFPFCLKVSTTSQPIAWGDSLEGLQETIIKRRSTRGFNGQEITLDELKQLLSFTYQSQDYWLQGLDANPDFFDLNLISTFVAVSGVTDLEEGCYYYAPKTQELRQIRFKNFRRELHYLCLGQDLGRDASAIMFHTADLKQAIQLYGDRAYRYLHLDAGHLGQRLNLAAIYLKLGVSGIAGFFDNQVNEVLGIPEDEAVLYITTLGRPRRG; translated from the coding sequence ATGTCTGAATGGCAACCGACCCTCGCCCAACACTACCACGAACGCACGAAATACGACCCAGACACGATAGCTAAAAAAGCTCGTTCTCTCAATTGGGATCAACAACCCATTCCTTACAAAGACTATAAACTGGGGACAACATACGACTTAAAACCTTATCTCAATGATCCCCCGAAAGCAGAAGAAAACTGGGAAAAATGGCAGCGACTTTCCCGATTTTTACTCCTCTCCTATGGTGTAACAGCCAGACTAGAAACGCCTTCAGGGGATAAAATTTTACTCCGTGCTGCACCTTCAGCAGGAGGACTCTATCCAGCAGAAGTTTATTTAATTGTGAGAGGGTTAGCCTTTTTACCACCTGGTTTATATAACTATCAGTGTCAAACCCATTCTCTCGTTCATTTTTGGGAAGACTCCGTTTGGTCAGATTTACAATCAGCTTGTTTTTGGCATTCAACATTAGAAAATACAGAACTCGCCCTTGCAGTTTCCTCCGTATTTTATCGTTCCGCTTGGCGGTATGAAGATCGCGCGTATCGACGGATTTTTCTTGATACTGGACATTTATTAGGTAACTTTGAATTAGCTGGAAGTTTGTGTGATTATCGCCCTCATCTCATTGGTGGGTTTAATGATGATGGGATGAATGAACTTCTTTATCTGAATCCTCAAGAAGAAGGGGTGATAACTGTTGCAGCACTAGCTGATTTATTAGAAATTAAACAAAATTTATCTCCCACGACAACCGCTTTACCTTCTCCTGCTAATCGTAGCTTTCCACCGAATATTCCTGATGGGGAATTACTCCCTTATCTTCATGAACTGACTAAAATTGAAACTGAACCGAAAGCAGTTACAAAAGGAATTAAAGACAGCGAGAAAGAAGACAAATATAACTTTCCATTTTGCCTCAAAGTTTCCACAACAAGTCAACCGATTGCGTGGGGAGACAGTTTAGAAGGATTACAAGAAACAATTATCAAGCGTCGTTCTACTCGCGGTTTTAATGGACAGGAAATTACTTTAGATGAACTCAAACAACTCCTCAGTTTTACTTATCAAAGCCAAGACTATTGGCTACAGGGTTTAGATGCAAATCCAGACTTCTTTGATTTAAACTTAATTTCCACATTTGTTGCTGTTTCTGGTGTAACTGACCTCGAAGAAGGCTGTTATTACTACGCGCCAAAGACCCAAGAATTAAGGCAAATTCGGTTTAAAAACTTCCGTCGGGAATTGCATTATTTATGCTTAGGACAAGATTTAGGACGGGATGCGTCCGCTATTATGTTTCATACGGCTGATTTAAAACAAGCCATTCAATTATACGGCGATCGCGCTTATCGTTATCTCCATTTAGATGCTGGACATCTGGGACAACGCCTCAATTTAGCAGCAATTTATTTAAAACTTGGGGTAAGTGGAATTGCAGGCTTTTTTGATAACCAAGTCAATGAAGTGTTAGGGATTCCCGAAGACGAAGCCGTCCTTTATATTACAACCCTTGGTCGTCCTCGCCGAGGTTAA
- a CDS encoding molybdenum cofactor biosynthesis protein MoaE, with product MTKDHFQIAFAPLFFDEVYDLADDPANGAIALMSGTVREQTDGKPVAYLEYQAYEPMAIALFKQIAAQIRERWSPVNRVVIHHRVGRLKIGEISVLVAVGCPHRSEAFAACQYAIDTLKHNAPIWKKEASILPDGTIEANWVDCPRC from the coding sequence ATGACAAAAGATCACTTTCAAATTGCTTTTGCACCGCTATTCTTTGATGAAGTGTACGATCTCGCTGATGATCCAGCCAATGGCGCGATCGCGCTGATGAGTGGGACAGTACGGGAACAAACTGATGGAAAACCCGTTGCTTATCTAGAATATCAAGCCTACGAACCCATGGCGATCGCGCTATTTAAACAAATTGCAGCCCAAATTCGGGAACGATGGTCGCCAGTGAATCGGGTGGTGATTCATCATCGCGTTGGACGGCTAAAAATTGGCGAAATTAGCGTTTTAGTTGCTGTGGGATGTCCCCATCGTAGTGAAGCCTTTGCTGCTTGTCAGTACGCTATAGACACCCTCAAACATAATGCCCCCATTTGGAAGAAAGAAGCGAGTATTCTCCCTGATGGAACTATTGAAGCGAACTGGGTGGATTGTCCGCGTTGTTAG
- a CDS encoding precorrin-2 C(20)-methyltransferase, with product MAKLYGVSVGTGDPELITVKGLKCLQEADIVAFPEGINGKSGIAQRIISPWLQSHQMLLPLKFPYIQDDQELTEAWNVAAQTVLPYLQKGEDVTFACEGDISFYSTFTYLAQMVQKLDPTIGVETIPGVCSPMAVASELGIPLTARSQRLIILPTLYHLEELEKAFQVAEVVVLMKFSSLYSQIWELLQTKNLLDHSYIIERATMPEQVVYKDLKEQADLKLSYFSVMIIKVSTSWN from the coding sequence GTGGCTAAACTTTATGGCGTTAGCGTCGGAACAGGCGATCCAGAATTAATTACGGTTAAGGGTTTGAAGTGTCTCCAGGAAGCGGATATTGTGGCGTTTCCAGAGGGAATCAACGGAAAGTCGGGAATTGCACAACGGATCATTTCTCCGTGGCTACAATCGCATCAGATGTTGTTACCGTTGAAGTTTCCATACATCCAAGATGATCAGGAATTAACGGAGGCTTGGAACGTTGCAGCGCAAACGGTTTTACCTTATTTGCAAAAGGGAGAAGATGTGACGTTTGCGTGTGAAGGGGATATTAGTTTTTATAGTACCTTCACCTATTTGGCGCAAATGGTACAAAAACTTGATCCTACCATTGGTGTGGAAACCATACCAGGGGTTTGTTCGCCGATGGCGGTGGCTTCAGAGTTGGGGATTCCTTTAACCGCGCGATCGCAGCGTTTAATAATTCTACCAACACTTTATCATCTTGAAGAACTGGAAAAAGCGTTTCAAGTTGCAGAAGTGGTGGTGTTGATGAAGTTTAGTTCTCTCTATTCTCAGATTTGGGAACTGTTACAAACTAAAAACTTACTCGATCACAGTTATATTATCGAACGGGCGACAATGCCAGAACAAGTGGTTTATAAAGATTTAAAAGAACAAGCTGATTTGAAATTATCTTATTTTTCAGTGATGATTATTAAGGTTTCTACGAGTTGGAATTAG
- a CDS encoding flavin prenyltransferase UbiX, whose amino-acid sequence MNLPLTVGISGASGLIYAVRTLKYLLAADYTIDVVASKASFMVWQAENQVKMPVEPDQQEQFWREQAEQPQGGKLRCHRWGDVGATIASGSYRTLGMLVIPCSMSTVAKMAQGLSSDLLERAADVQLKEGRKLVVVPRETPFSLIHLRNLTALAEAGAKIVPAIPAWYHNPETIEDLVDFVVARSLDQFDIPCVPLKRWEGH is encoded by the coding sequence ATGAATTTACCGCTGACTGTCGGAATTAGTGGCGCTTCCGGCTTAATTTACGCTGTGCGTACCCTCAAATATTTATTAGCTGCAGACTATACCATTGATGTCGTTGCTTCCAAGGCTAGTTTCATGGTTTGGCAAGCCGAAAATCAAGTTAAAATGCCCGTAGAACCAGATCAGCAAGAACAATTCTGGCGAGAACAAGCGGAACAACCCCAAGGCGGAAAACTACGCTGTCACCGTTGGGGAGATGTGGGGGCAACTATTGCCAGTGGTTCTTATCGCACTTTAGGAATGCTCGTCATTCCTTGTAGTATGAGTACAGTGGCAAAGATGGCGCAGGGGTTAAGTTCTGACTTATTGGAACGGGCAGCGGATGTGCAACTGAAAGAAGGAAGAAAATTAGTCGTTGTTCCGAGAGAAACGCCGTTTAGCCTCATTCATCTGCGGAATCTCACTGCTTTAGCAGAAGCGGGGGCAAAAATTGTCCCAGCGATTCCAGCTTGGTATCATAACCCCGAAACCATTGAAGATTTAGTGGATTTTGTTGTTGCTCGCAGTCTCGACCAATTTGATATTCCTTGTGTTCCTCTTAAACGTTGGGAAGGACATTAA
- the clpP gene encoding ATP-dependent Clp endopeptidase proteolytic subunit ClpP — protein sequence MIPTVIETSGRGERAFDIYSRLLRERIVFLGQQVDDEIANLIVAQMLYLEAEDPEKDIYLYINSPGGSVSAGLGIFDTMNQIRPDVSTICLGLAASMGAFLLSAGEKGKRLSLPHSRIMIHQPLGGAQGQATDIEIQAKEILYLKQQLNHYLAEHTGQPLDRIAEDTERDFFMSPQESMEYGLIDRVIERRPSASNPPS from the coding sequence ATGATCCCTACCGTTATTGAAACCTCGGGTCGTGGCGAACGCGCCTTTGATATCTACTCTCGCTTACTTAGAGAGAGAATTGTCTTTTTAGGACAACAGGTGGATGATGAAATTGCCAACCTAATCGTGGCGCAAATGCTCTACTTAGAAGCAGAAGACCCCGAAAAAGATATTTATCTCTATATCAATTCTCCTGGGGGTTCGGTGAGTGCTGGACTGGGGATTTTTGATACCATGAACCAGATCCGTCCTGATGTTTCTACAATCTGTTTAGGACTCGCTGCAAGCATGGGGGCATTTCTCCTCAGTGCTGGTGAAAAAGGAAAACGCCTCAGTCTTCCCCATTCTCGCATTATGATTCACCAACCCTTAGGGGGGGCGCAAGGTCAAGCCACCGATATTGAAATTCAAGCAAAAGAAATTCTCTATCTCAAGCAGCAGTTGAACCACTACCTAGCCGAACATACGGGTCAGCCCTTAGACCGCATTGCAGAAGACACAGAGCGCGACTTCTTTATGTCCCCTCAAGAGTCCATGGAATATGGCTTAATTGACCGTGTGATTGAACGTCGTCCCTCCGCAAGTAACCCACCGTCTTAA